A stretch of DNA from Juglans microcarpa x Juglans regia isolate MS1-56 chromosome 5D, Jm3101_v1.0, whole genome shotgun sequence:
ATTGTTCTCCAACAGTATCATGGAGAACAGCAGTATCATGTGAACATACCTGCTGCTTGGCAAACCACAGTTTGCTCTGGGGTTGAAGTACGtccaaatttatcaaaacttatCCTATTGAACCACTCATAGACTTCCTTATGTGGAGCATGGTATCTGCAGAAGAAGAACACATAAGGTGGTTATATTGTAGCTAGAGGGATACATTATTTGCTAAACACCCGCAAATGCATTGATCgaggaagagaaaataaaagtctAGGAGAAAGAATCAATGGAAAACAAAACTTCTAAAAACCTTCATCTCTTTCACTGACAATAATCTCAATTCACTGAATTGTCTTTCATCGTGCTGCAATTCTTCGAAGCCCACAATATGTCAGATCCTTACCCAACACCCTCTAGATAATTGGAACAACTCATCAGCATATACCCAAACTTCCACACAGTAAAGTCTAAAAATTCCCTCAACTGCCCAATGACTCCAACGATGCAAAAGTAGACAACCTTAAtcttcactatatatatatatgtgtgtgtgtgtgtgtgtgtggatttgtgaaaatatatatatatatatatatatatatatatatatatatattggccacATACCATCTCCCACCACCAAAAAGTGctcaaaatacacaaaaaaaccCTTCCCATGCGTTTTGAAGGTAGCTCACTGAGTCTCTCCACGAGACTGGATAGACTCAGGGTAAGACGGGAAATTTTGGAAGAATTCCCTCAACATGTTATCAGTTTCATTTTGCCTCTCACGAAGTGCACGCATTTCATCCCTCATTTCCTCAAGTTGCGTCTTGTAGCTCAAGGCATCTTTCTTGTAGTTGTCGGCGTCTTTCTTGTAGTTGTCGGCGTCTTTCTTGTGTTGTTCAATCAAGGCAAGGTACTCTTTCTCTCGTTCACAGTCCCGTTGTCTTGTCGACTCTGGGATGACCATCTCCCCTAGCCCCCGGGCATATCCTGGTCTATGCCCAAGTACCTCCCTAAACACACTTGCTGCTGCCTTATCGGTGCGTTGTTTAGGCTCTAGATCATCCAGTTTGCTAACCATCTTTTTCTGCACAagcaaaatttcattttgttattgttaAGTCCTATAATGCCTCATGAATTTATCACTTCCAAATATAAAGTAATTGAACCTTCTATTTGTGTAGCAAATAGCCTAACATAAAGTCCATACTCACATAGGTGTCTTCAGTGGCTGAGGTGACAAATTTAC
This window harbors:
- the LOC121265763 gene encoding uncharacterized protein LOC121265763 is translated as MSRQNQENRKKLTNNHTASHKSFVRILKEKRATNVTFVEFYKETHWSKKNGKFVTSATEDTYKKMVSKLDDLEPKQRTDKAAASVFREVLGHRPGYARGLGEMVIPESTRQRDCEREKEYLALIEQHKKDADNYKKDADNYKKDALSYKTQLEEMRDEMRALRERQNETDNMLREFFQNFPSYPESIQSRGETQ